A region of Maniola jurtina chromosome 18, ilManJurt1.1, whole genome shotgun sequence DNA encodes the following proteins:
- the LOC123874153 gene encoding acetylcholine receptor subunit beta-like 2 isoform X3, with protein sequence MKLGFVWLFFTFARSCFGVKLLEANPDVKRLYDDLLSNYNRLIRPVTNVSDILTVRLGLKLSQLMEVNLKNQVMTTNLWVEQKWFDYKLQWNPDDYGGVEMLYVPSEHIWLPDIVLYNNWDGNYEVTLMTKATLKYTGEVNWKPPAIYKSSCEINVEYFPFDEQTCFMKFGSWTYNGAQVDLKHMDQLPGSSLVHVGIDLSEFYLSVEWDILEVPATRNEEYYPCCPEPFSDITFKLTMRRKTLFYTVNLIIPCVGLTFLTVLVFYLPSDSGEKISLCISILVSLTVFFLGLAEIIPPTSLAIPLLGKYLLFTMILVSLSVWVTVCIVNVHFR encoded by the exons ATGAAGCTAGGTTTCGTGTGGTTATTTTTCACCTTTGCTAGGAGTTGTTTTG GTGTAAAACTTCTGGAAGCGAATCCAGATGTCAAGAGACTCTACGATGACCTTCTCAGCAACTACAACCGTTTGATTAGACCTGTGACCAATGTTAGCGACATACTGACGGTGCGACTTGGTCTAAAGTTGTCGCAGTTGATGGAGGTTAACCTAAAGAATCAGGTCATGACAACCAACTTATGGGTTGAGCAG AAATGGTTTGATTACAAACTGCAGTGGAATCCTGACGATTATGGCGGAGTAGAGATGCTGTACGTGCCTTCCGAACATATCTGGCTGCCTGATATCGTTCTTTACAACAACTGGGATGGAAATTATGAA GTGACATTGATGACAAAAGCAACGCTGAAGTACACGGGTGAAGTGAACTGGAAACCACCAGCGATCTACAAGTCCTCTTGTGAAATCAAtgtagagtacttcccgttcgATGAACAGACTTGCTTCATGAAGTTTGGATCTTGGACTTACAATGGTGCTCAg GTTGACCTAAAACATATGGACCAACTACCAGGCAGTAGCTTAGTGCATGTAGGAATAGATCTCAGTGAATTCTACCTGTCAGTCGAATGGGATATACTTGAGGTACCGGCGACAAGGAACGAGGAATATTATCCGTGCTGCCCTGAACCATTCTCTG ATATAACATTTAAACTGACAATGAGAAGGAAAACTCTTTTTTACACGGTCAACCTGATCATACCGTGTGTTGGGCTAACATTTTTGACTGTACTTGTGTTTTATTTACCATCAGACTCTGGAGAAAAG ATCTCGCTCTGCATCTCCATCCTGGTGTCCCTCACTGTGTTCTTCCTTGGTCTGGCCGAGATCATCCCGCCAACGTCTCTGGCGATCCCCTTGCTCGGGAAATATCTGCTATTCACAATGATTCTCGTCTCGCTGAGCGTTTGGGTCACTGTATGCATTGTAAACGTCCATTTCAGGTAA